The following are encoded together in the Montipora foliosa isolate CH-2021 chromosome 12, ASM3666993v2, whole genome shotgun sequence genome:
- the LOC137978445 gene encoding amine oxidase [flavin-containing] B-like, whose protein sequence is MADASPVAIIGAGISGLFAARVLQHYGIEVVVLEARDRTGGRTFTQTDPSYGFCDLGGAYVCETQIRLLSLAKELGIETYKVFGKGRTVEHFLGKRVTKYGALPTMGSLLGALDVNNFWQILDNMSREVPLEDPWNAVLALEWDSMTVKELIDKKCWTRYGKAVATAYVQGILTSEPCDISLLSFLWYLHSGGGVKRNIEFEGGGAQELKFYGGSQKISDKMAEELSDRVKLNKCVVRIEDCNDHVMINCADGSEYKVSFVISTIPPSLLGRISFNPPLPSLKNQAIQRIPMGSIIKTITFYKRPFWREKGLAGYFNSDEGPVEEGYDDTKPDGSHPAIMGFILADRAREATTLSKLERQKLVCQQYTKMFGTKEALEPTLYLEKNWMADEFAGGCYVGTFPPGVLTSYGKVLRVPFGRVHFAGTITATLWAGYMEGAVESGERAAIEVLSRLGVLTEDDAKNRLGSEPLESKFMEFSFAEKHLLPSVPMFLAGSCLFGGAIISLLLWKYCSK, encoded by the exons ATGGCCGATGCGTCGCCTGTGGCAATAATTGGGGCAGGAATAAGCG GCTTATTCGCGGCCAGAGTTCTTCAGCACTATGGCATCGAAGTTGTCGTTTTAGAAGCCAGGGACAGGACTGGTGGACGAACCTTCACGCAGACG GATCCATCTTATGGCTTCTGTGACCTTGGTGGTGCCTATGTATGTGAAACTCAGATAAGACTATTGAGTCTTGCCAAAGAACTTGGCATTGAAACATACAAAGTATTTGGGAAAGGAAGAACAGTGGAGCATTTCCTG GGAAAAAGAGTGACCAAATATGGGGCCCTTCCCACCATGGGCTCCCTCTTAGGAGCTCTGGATGTCAACAACTTCTGGCAAATCTTAGATAACATGTCCCGTGAAGTTCCATTGGAAGATCCTTGGAATGCAGTGTTGGCGTTAGAGTGGGATTCCATGACTGTCAAAGAATTGATTGATAAAAAGTGTTGGACAAG GTATGGGAAAGCTGTTGCCACAGCATATGTACAAGGAATTCTCACATCAGAGCCTTGTGACATTTCACTCCTGTCCTTCTTGTGGTATCTACATTCTGGGGGAG GGGTTAAACGAAATATTGAATTTGAAGGCGGTGGTGCACAG GAGTTGAAATTCTATGGAGGTTCTCAAAAAATCAGTGACAAAATGGCTGAGGAGCTTAGTG ACAGAGTGAAGCTGAATAAATGTGTTGTGAGAATCGAGGATTGTAACGATCATGTGATGATTAATTGTGCTGATGGTTCTGAATACAAG GTATCATTTGTTATCAGCACCATTCCTCCTTCGCTTCTTGGCCGAATCAGCTTCAATCCTCCACTTCCATCGCTTAAAAATCAG GCAATTCAAAGAATTCCAATGGGCTCCATCATCAAAACTATTACATTCTATAAAAGACCTTTCTGGAGGGAAAAAG GCCTTGCGGGATATTTTAATAGTGACGAAGGTCCAGTTGAAGAAGGATATGATGACACAAAACCGGATGGATCCCATCCTGCTATTATGGG gTTTATTCTGGCCGATCGGGCCCGAGAGGCGACCACATTAAGCAAGTTGGAGAG ACAGAAACTGGTTTGTCAACAATATACGAAGATGTTTGGCACAAAAGAAGCGCTTGAG CCCACCTTGTATCTTGAGAAGAACTGGATGGCGGATGAGTTTGCGGGTGGCTGCTACGTTGGTACATTTCCTCCTGGGGTTTTGACAAGCTACGGAAA AGTGCTGCGTGTTCCTTTTGGTCGAGTCCATTTTGCCGGCACCATCACAGCCACACTTTGGGCCGGTTACATGGAGGGTGCTGTGGAATCTGGAGAGAGAGCCGCTATAGAG GTCCTCTCTCGGCTTGGTGTCTTAACCGAAGACGATGCTAAGAACAGGCTTGGCTCTGAG CCGTTAGAATCCAAGTTTATGGAGTTCTCGTTCGCCGAAAAGCATCTTCTCCCGTCCGTCCCAATGTTTTTAGCAGGATCCTGTTTGTTCGGAGGTGCAATTATCAGTCTTCTTTTATGGAAGTACTGTTCAAAGTAA
- the LOC137978444 gene encoding HHIP-like protein 2 isoform X2 has translation MALSPSSVVALLCIVLFAYHNTVYSHPQCLDYKAPFQVTANLSFCSKNYSDYGCCTASRDREIAEVAKKFTKRFSLNNRPKCAKMVNTILCLQCHKYAAHIFAAEGNKNFEYATAAPGLCPDFCRTLYRDCKDVALEFPSLANWKLRSSSLNASFPLTEEDFCGGLKLQDTDYCYPNVETVDTRILSRKYRFESNKGRLCVEEIARGLRNPLAAVHAGDGSGRLFIVEQAGVIRILTASGKLLKQPFLDITDRVKSSASFGDERGLFNIAFHPKFARNRRFFVYYFTLLRRKRQKQPSKTPFLAFEGRTVLSEFRASMYNRNRGLRRSEEVIIEVDQPADNHNGGMLFFGVDGLLYLTLGDGGLGGDPFGKIGNGLDRSTLLGKVIRINVDARGYLYKIPPENPFVGITGVRPEIYAYGTRNMWRCSEDRGDRTTGEGKGRIFCGDVGQSKHEEIDIIVKGGNYGWRGYEGFECFDKKLCDSPLLRDAIPPIFSYNHSFGKSVVGGYVYRGCQNPNLSGKYIFGDTMTSRILTLTEDKTSGAWKAQEVRFGDAKYCTDKLSGEFATYILSFGEDEQGEVTHRNVRLQYKAHLARTGGARGCVNITIHAATVKCTRVT, from the exons ATGGCTTTGAGCCCGAGTAGTGTTGTAGCTCTGTTATGTATTGTCCTGTTTGCGTATCACAACACAGTGTATAGCCATCCACAATGCTTAGACTACAAGGCACCCTTTCAAGTAACCGCAAATCTCTCATTCTGCTCAAAAAACTACTCCGACTACGGCTGTTGTACGGCAAGTCGCGACAGGGAGATTGCCGAAGTCGCTAAGAAATTTACTAAGCGGTTTTCTCTGAACAATAGACCAAAATGCGCGAAAATGGTGAACACGATTTTATGTCTTCAATGCCACAAATACGCAGCTCACATCTTCGCAGCagaaggaaacaaaaattttgaATACGCAACAGCGGCCCCTGGACTGTGTCCTGACTTCTGTCGCACTCTTTATCGCGACTGTAAAGATGTTGCCCTGGAGTTTCCTTCACTGGCAAACTGGAAGCTTAGATCAAGTTCATTGAATGCGAGCTTTCCCCTAACAGAGGAAGACTTCTGTGGCGGATTGAAGCTTCAAGATACGGATTACTGCTACCCAAATGTTGAGACTGTCGACACAAGAATTCTCTCTCGAAAGTATCGTTTTGAGTCCAATAAAGGTCGTTTGTGCGTGGAGGAGATCGCGCGTGGGCTTCGCAATCCCCTTGCCGCTGTCCACGCAGGCGACGGCTCAGGAAGATTGTTCATTGTGGAACAGGCTGGCGTAATCCGCATCCTAACAGCCTCGGGAAAACTATTGAAACAGCCATTTTTAGATATTACTGACCGTGTTAAGTCCTCGGCATCTTTCGGAGATGAGCGAGGTTTATTTAACATAGCTTTTCACCCAAAGTTTGCGAGAAATCGACGGTTCTTCGTATACTACTTCACTCTCCTAAGAaggaaaagacaaaaacaaCCCTCTAAGACACCATTCTTGGCTTTTGAGGGTAGAACGGTGCTGAGTGAATTTAGGGCTTCCATGTACAACCGCAACAGAGGACTAAGACGATCAGAGGAGGTTATTATTGAGGTCGATCAGCCCGCGGATAATCACAATGGCGGGATGCTCTTTTTCGGAGTCGATGGTTTGTTGTACTTGACACTAGGGGATGGTGGACTAGGTGGCGATCCATTTGGAAAAATCGGTAACGGTTTAGACAG gTCTACTCTTCTCGGAAAAGTCATACGAATCAACGTAGATGCTCGAGGATATCTATACAAGATCCCCCCAGAAAATCCGTTCGTCGGTATCACAGGTGTTCGTCCAGAGATTTACGCATACGGCACTCGCAATATGTGGAGATGCTCGGAGGATAGAGGTGATAGAACAACCGGAGAGGGAAAAGGGCGAATATTTTGTGGGGATGTTGGACAAAGTAAACACGAAGAGATCGATATCATCGTGAAAGGAGGGAATTACGGATGGCGTGGATATGAAGGGTTCGAGTGCTTTGACAAAAAGTTGTGCGATTCACCGTTGTTGC GTGACGCCATTCCTCCAATTTTCTCGTACAATCATTCATTTGGTAAATCTGTAGTAGGAGGCTATGTTTATCGCGGATGTCAAAATCCCAACTTGAGTGGAAAGTACATCTTTGGAGATACCATGACTTC ccGAATCTTAACCCTGACCGAGGACAAAACATCTGGCGCATGGAAAGCACAAGAAGTTCGTTTTGGTGACGCAAAGTATTGCACCGATAAACTGAGTGGAGAGTTTGCGACCTACATCCTTTCTTTTGGGGAAGACGAACAAG gaGAAGTGACCCATCGAAATGTTCGACTGCAATACAAAGCCCATCTTGCAAGGACAGGGGGAGCACGAGGCTGTGTCAATATCACTATTCACGCCGCAACTGTCAAGTGTACAAGAGTTACTTGA
- the LOC137978444 gene encoding HHIP-like protein 2 isoform X3 — translation MALSPSSVVALLCIVLFAYHNTVYSHPQCLDYKAPFQVTANLSFCSKNYSDYGCCTASRDREIAEVAKKFTKRFSLNNRPKCAKMVNTILCLQCHKYAAHIFAAEGNKNFEYATAAPGLCPDFCRTLYRDCKDVALEFPSLANWKLRSSSLNASFPLTEEDFCGGLKLQDTDYCYPNVETVDTRILSRKYRFESNKGRLCVEEIARGLRNPLAAVHAGDGSGRLFIVEQAGVIRILTASGKLLKQPFLDITDRVKSSASFGDERGLFNIAFHPKFARNRRFFVYYFTLLRRKRQKQPSKTPFLAFEGRTVLSEFRASMYNRNRGLRRSEEVIIEVDQPADNHNGGMLFFGVDGLLYLTLGDGGLGGDPFGKIGNGLDRSTLLGKVIRINVDARGYLYKIPPENPFVGITGVRPEIYAYGTRNMWRCSEDRGDRTTGEGKGRIFCGDVGQSKHEEIDIIVKGGNYGWRGYEGFECFDKKLCDSPLLRDAIPPIFSYNHSFGKSVVGGYVYRGCQNPNLSGKYIFGDTMTSRILTLTEDKTSGAWKAQEVRFGDAKYCTDKLSGEFATYILSFGEDEQGDRQEAHTNSVKELGRGT, via the exons ATGGCTTTGAGCCCGAGTAGTGTTGTAGCTCTGTTATGTATTGTCCTGTTTGCGTATCACAACACAGTGTATAGCCATCCACAATGCTTAGACTACAAGGCACCCTTTCAAGTAACCGCAAATCTCTCATTCTGCTCAAAAAACTACTCCGACTACGGCTGTTGTACGGCAAGTCGCGACAGGGAGATTGCCGAAGTCGCTAAGAAATTTACTAAGCGGTTTTCTCTGAACAATAGACCAAAATGCGCGAAAATGGTGAACACGATTTTATGTCTTCAATGCCACAAATACGCAGCTCACATCTTCGCAGCagaaggaaacaaaaattttgaATACGCAACAGCGGCCCCTGGACTGTGTCCTGACTTCTGTCGCACTCTTTATCGCGACTGTAAAGATGTTGCCCTGGAGTTTCCTTCACTGGCAAACTGGAAGCTTAGATCAAGTTCATTGAATGCGAGCTTTCCCCTAACAGAGGAAGACTTCTGTGGCGGATTGAAGCTTCAAGATACGGATTACTGCTACCCAAATGTTGAGACTGTCGACACAAGAATTCTCTCTCGAAAGTATCGTTTTGAGTCCAATAAAGGTCGTTTGTGCGTGGAGGAGATCGCGCGTGGGCTTCGCAATCCCCTTGCCGCTGTCCACGCAGGCGACGGCTCAGGAAGATTGTTCATTGTGGAACAGGCTGGCGTAATCCGCATCCTAACAGCCTCGGGAAAACTATTGAAACAGCCATTTTTAGATATTACTGACCGTGTTAAGTCCTCGGCATCTTTCGGAGATGAGCGAGGTTTATTTAACATAGCTTTTCACCCAAAGTTTGCGAGAAATCGACGGTTCTTCGTATACTACTTCACTCTCCTAAGAaggaaaagacaaaaacaaCCCTCTAAGACACCATTCTTGGCTTTTGAGGGTAGAACGGTGCTGAGTGAATTTAGGGCTTCCATGTACAACCGCAACAGAGGACTAAGACGATCAGAGGAGGTTATTATTGAGGTCGATCAGCCCGCGGATAATCACAATGGCGGGATGCTCTTTTTCGGAGTCGATGGTTTGTTGTACTTGACACTAGGGGATGGTGGACTAGGTGGCGATCCATTTGGAAAAATCGGTAACGGTTTAGACAG gTCTACTCTTCTCGGAAAAGTCATACGAATCAACGTAGATGCTCGAGGATATCTATACAAGATCCCCCCAGAAAATCCGTTCGTCGGTATCACAGGTGTTCGTCCAGAGATTTACGCATACGGCACTCGCAATATGTGGAGATGCTCGGAGGATAGAGGTGATAGAACAACCGGAGAGGGAAAAGGGCGAATATTTTGTGGGGATGTTGGACAAAGTAAACACGAAGAGATCGATATCATCGTGAAAGGAGGGAATTACGGATGGCGTGGATATGAAGGGTTCGAGTGCTTTGACAAAAAGTTGTGCGATTCACCGTTGTTGC GTGACGCCATTCCTCCAATTTTCTCGTACAATCATTCATTTGGTAAATCTGTAGTAGGAGGCTATGTTTATCGCGGATGTCAAAATCCCAACTTGAGTGGAAAGTACATCTTTGGAGATACCATGACTTC ccGAATCTTAACCCTGACCGAGGACAAAACATCTGGCGCATGGAAAGCACAAGAAGTTCGTTTTGGTGACGCAAAGTATTGCACCGATAAACTGAGTGGAGAGTTTGCGACCTACATCCTTTCTTTTGGGGAAGACGAACAAG GTGATCGCCAAGAAGCTCATACTAACTCGGTGAAGGAACTAGGGCGAGGCACGTAG
- the LOC137978444 gene encoding HHIP-like protein 2 isoform X1, whose product MALSPSSVVALLCIVLFAYHNTVYSHPQCLDYKAPFQVTANLSFCSKNYSDYGCCTASRDREIAEVAKKFTKRFSLNNRPKCAKMVNTILCLQCHKYAAHIFAAEGNKNFEYATAAPGLCPDFCRTLYRDCKDVALEFPSLANWKLRSSSLNASFPLTEEDFCGGLKLQDTDYCYPNVETVDTRILSRKYRFESNKGRLCVEEIARGLRNPLAAVHAGDGSGRLFIVEQAGVIRILTASGKLLKQPFLDITDRVKSSASFGDERGLFNIAFHPKFARNRRFFVYYFTLLRRKRQKQPSKTPFLAFEGRTVLSEFRASMYNRNRGLRRSEEVIIEVDQPADNHNGGMLFFGVDGLLYLTLGDGGLGGDPFGKIGNGLDRSTLLGKVIRINVDARGYLYKIPPENPFVGITGVRPEIYAYGTRNMWRCSEDRGDRTTGEGKGRIFCGDVGQSKHEEIDIIVKGGNYGWRGYEGFECFDKKLCDSPLLRDAIPPIFSYNHSFGKSVVGGYVYRGCQNPNLSGKYIFGDTMTSRILTLTEDKTSGAWKAQEVRFGDAKYCTDKLSGEFATYILSFGEDEQGELYLLSTDVPSSTNPSGKVYRLVDPGRRSDPSKCSTAIQSPSCKDRGSTRLCQYHYSRRNCQVYKSYLNRQCKKTCGFC is encoded by the exons ATGGCTTTGAGCCCGAGTAGTGTTGTAGCTCTGTTATGTATTGTCCTGTTTGCGTATCACAACACAGTGTATAGCCATCCACAATGCTTAGACTACAAGGCACCCTTTCAAGTAACCGCAAATCTCTCATTCTGCTCAAAAAACTACTCCGACTACGGCTGTTGTACGGCAAGTCGCGACAGGGAGATTGCCGAAGTCGCTAAGAAATTTACTAAGCGGTTTTCTCTGAACAATAGACCAAAATGCGCGAAAATGGTGAACACGATTTTATGTCTTCAATGCCACAAATACGCAGCTCACATCTTCGCAGCagaaggaaacaaaaattttgaATACGCAACAGCGGCCCCTGGACTGTGTCCTGACTTCTGTCGCACTCTTTATCGCGACTGTAAAGATGTTGCCCTGGAGTTTCCTTCACTGGCAAACTGGAAGCTTAGATCAAGTTCATTGAATGCGAGCTTTCCCCTAACAGAGGAAGACTTCTGTGGCGGATTGAAGCTTCAAGATACGGATTACTGCTACCCAAATGTTGAGACTGTCGACACAAGAATTCTCTCTCGAAAGTATCGTTTTGAGTCCAATAAAGGTCGTTTGTGCGTGGAGGAGATCGCGCGTGGGCTTCGCAATCCCCTTGCCGCTGTCCACGCAGGCGACGGCTCAGGAAGATTGTTCATTGTGGAACAGGCTGGCGTAATCCGCATCCTAACAGCCTCGGGAAAACTATTGAAACAGCCATTTTTAGATATTACTGACCGTGTTAAGTCCTCGGCATCTTTCGGAGATGAGCGAGGTTTATTTAACATAGCTTTTCACCCAAAGTTTGCGAGAAATCGACGGTTCTTCGTATACTACTTCACTCTCCTAAGAaggaaaagacaaaaacaaCCCTCTAAGACACCATTCTTGGCTTTTGAGGGTAGAACGGTGCTGAGTGAATTTAGGGCTTCCATGTACAACCGCAACAGAGGACTAAGACGATCAGAGGAGGTTATTATTGAGGTCGATCAGCCCGCGGATAATCACAATGGCGGGATGCTCTTTTTCGGAGTCGATGGTTTGTTGTACTTGACACTAGGGGATGGTGGACTAGGTGGCGATCCATTTGGAAAAATCGGTAACGGTTTAGACAG gTCTACTCTTCTCGGAAAAGTCATACGAATCAACGTAGATGCTCGAGGATATCTATACAAGATCCCCCCAGAAAATCCGTTCGTCGGTATCACAGGTGTTCGTCCAGAGATTTACGCATACGGCACTCGCAATATGTGGAGATGCTCGGAGGATAGAGGTGATAGAACAACCGGAGAGGGAAAAGGGCGAATATTTTGTGGGGATGTTGGACAAAGTAAACACGAAGAGATCGATATCATCGTGAAAGGAGGGAATTACGGATGGCGTGGATATGAAGGGTTCGAGTGCTTTGACAAAAAGTTGTGCGATTCACCGTTGTTGC GTGACGCCATTCCTCCAATTTTCTCGTACAATCATTCATTTGGTAAATCTGTAGTAGGAGGCTATGTTTATCGCGGATGTCAAAATCCCAACTTGAGTGGAAAGTACATCTTTGGAGATACCATGACTTC ccGAATCTTAACCCTGACCGAGGACAAAACATCTGGCGCATGGAAAGCACAAGAAGTTCGTTTTGGTGACGCAAAGTATTGCACCGATAAACTGAGTGGAGAGTTTGCGACCTACATCCTTTCTTTTGGGGAAGACGAACAAG GTGAGCTTTACCTCCTGTCTACAGATGTTCCCAGCAGTACCAACCCAAGTGGCAAAGTTTATAGGCTCGTTGATCCCGGAAG gaGAAGTGACCCATCGAAATGTTCGACTGCAATACAAAGCCCATCTTGCAAGGACAGGGGGAGCACGAGGCTGTGTCAATATCACTATTCACGCCGCAACTGTCAAGTGTACAAGAGTTACTTGAATAGGCAGTGCAAAAAGACGTGCGGTTTTTGTTAG